The sequence GATTTGAACTATAAACATGACATATACAAACTTGCGGATGCACTTCAGTTGCCAGACGAGTTCGTGACATACAACAGTTTGATTGTCGCATCTATTCCTGCTTTATGTATCTACCTCAAAAGATTTTCATATCCTTGCCGTTATAGCGATATGGTTTTTCACTTTGCAAGACCAGTCCCAGAGATCTGCATCATAACAAATCACATGATTGACTGGATTTATAATCGATGGCATCACTTGCTGACTACCTACAATCATAACCTGCTTTCGCCAGCAAACCTTGTGTTATATGCTGATGCTGTACATCAGTCAGGTGCAGCTTTAGACAATTGTTGGGGTTTCATCGATGGAACTGTTCGGCCAGTGTGTGGGCCAGGTGTCAATCAAAGAGTTATCTACAATGGACATAAGCGGGTGCATTCCATaaaatttcaatctgttgcaTTGCCGAATGGACTGGTTGGTCATTTGTATGGCCCTGTAGAAGGGAGGCGCCACGATAGCAGCATGCTAGCTTCATCAGGTCTTTTACAAGAGCTGCAAAGATTCTCTAATTCCCCTATAACTGGAACACCCATGTGTCTATATGGCAACCCCGCATATCCCCTGCGTGCACACTTGCAAGGACCTTTTAGGGGTGCAGCTCTAACCCAAGATCAAAAAAACTACAATACAGCCATGAATAGTGCACGCACTGCTGTTGAATGGGTCTTTGGAGACAtaattaattactttaaatttcttgattttaaaaagaatctCAAAATTGGTTTAAGTGCAGTGGGGGAAATGTACAAAGACTGTGCCTTGATTCAGAACACTGatactattttgtaccagtctATTAGCTCAGAGTACTTTGGTATCAATCCACCACCCCTAGATGGTTATTTTATTTAATCAGATAGTttaaaattttgccatttttgtatCAATGTGGACCTCAACTGTATTAAAAGTAgaattttgtttcaacttttCATTAAATAGTAAATAGGGGTTATACATTGAATATGGAGAAAGGGGTATCCCATTACCAAAAAATGTAACCATAAACACAACTACACCCATAAAATCCAAACAAATTAGCCCAACATAACaccaatttctctttttcaaaaGTTCAAGCAGGGCCTGGCTTTGAGTTTGCTGTTGTTGCATGAACATCTGTAGCATTGTTTAAAATTGCTCTTGCTGATTCTTCATTTGCTGAAGCATAAGGGTTTGTTGGGCTGCTGCACTCTTCTCCTGTTGCATTTTAAACTCAAGTTCTTGCTTTTTCAATTCACACTCTCTATCTGATGCCTCTTTTAAATATTCCAGAGTGTCATTTCCAttgtgtttccttttcttttttggcagaTCAGACCcagctcttttctttgtttctgatAGACGTTCCATTGCCTTGTTTCTCATGTCTTCTGCTGTAGCCTTTTCCTTTGCCATCGTATCCCGAGATTCCTCTGAGGCCTTCTTTGACTCCCTCTCCTGATCTTCCTTCTGTTCCAAGTAGTCTTCCATTATTTGATCCACTTCTGTCCTTTCTGGAGAAATCCCAGAAGCATTTTTCTCagatctttccttctttttaaaatctCGATCGCTCTAATATCTTAAGCCTGTCTCTCACAGACTTTTGAGACACACTAAAGGATGGCCTTTCTAAATGATTTAGACTCTCAGCAATTCTATCTAGGCACTGGCCCCTTTCACGGCTCCCTGCCTTGTACTTCCATAATTCGAAAAACATAATTTCTCTTCCTAGCATTACATCGTGCTCTCCACTCCATTTCATCTGAGAATTTCTGTAACAAATAGAGTTATTTTCATCATATATAAATGTCAAAAAACATAAGCTAGTCCTACCACATTTAAAAGAACAAATCAACTCTGAAATAGATAAAATTTGCTCTAATTTAGCACAGCATATGTAAACATTTCCTTGTCCACAAGCATGTATAAacaaaaaattgcatttcctgGAAAGAACTCTCTCTTTGGCCTCCAAAATTTGTAAAGTAATACTTtacaactgactaacactaccacttgactctgaagatggcttccgcacaggttgtcgaaacgtcagtcactaacaacagtccttctcaggactcctatcacccagatgatctttttcaatcaaggtaaagtAACACTGTAgtatgcttttttttgtttactggtAAAACTGAATATTCATGATGATTGTATAATATTAACTGCAACTGTACAAAAAGTCAAGAttgagttgttttttttttttgcaatgatatCGAAATTCAGACAATTAAAGAAGTTAGGTAGTGTCTAAGTGAAATCACTACAAAGTAACTGCGGTTGAAATGATGTGCATATCTTTGTTCAAATGCATATCTGCCTTATTTGACCGATAGCTACAAACAAAAGCTAAACAAAGCTGAGAATTCCACCGTAACTTCCAATCCGCTCATGCAATTACAGTTGATGTACTAGGAAACCTCAATAGCCAAATGAATAACCAAAGGCCCATAGTTTTCATCACCTTGTAGTTGTTGCCGTAGCCTCGTCTCGTGAAGCCTCGTTTGCCATTTCTAGCGTCCCTTActgtaagaaaaaaaggaaaacgtgGACTTCAGGAAGCAAAAATCCACCTTAGGGTATTTCCTAAGATATTTACAAAGATAACCCAAACTCAAAGGACGTAAAATCGCACAGAAAAAGGTCACAACAAACCTAAGTCGCGAAACTGTCAAGGCGACTTCAAAACATTCTGTTTGCCGTCGTCGCCGGCCACGAGACGGCGCTCAATCTTGCGCAACATCCTTTTGCACATGCGTAGTGGGGCTTTCCGCTGTGCCGACGTCGTCGTCGTGAAAGAAGTCGTCGATTCGTAAGCTCCCTGATATGCTTTAGGATACATAAAAACTAAATGGATAATTACCTTTTTGTAGTCTTTCGTACTCTTCCCGGACATGAAGACGAACAATAGCAGAACTTGTTTCGTGTGATCACCTGATCCAACGAAAGCATTGATCGTTACCAGCTGCTGGAATGGTTTCCGTACTAATTTAAAGGTACCATCAATATACCAAGACTTGGCCTTGGCGACGGTCGTCAGTAGTTCGAGTGTGGCGAAAATGAGATGTCTCCTTTCCTTCACATAAACATCTGCTTTAAAGAAACCTTCCGGTATGCAGTCCTCCATTAATTAGAAGTCGAGGTCCTTAGGATCTGCTGGATGAAGTCTCTGCCTCAAGCGGTTTGCAGCTCGCGCCATATGTTCTGGCTTAGGGAGTGCTGGACAGCGTTCTTCGTTCAGCTTACTTAACAAGACCTGAAAAAAGGTCAAGATGTGTATTATGTTTTTTAGGTTCAAATTGTTCGTCGCACGGTAACGGAAACATGCTGAAGTGAAATAcggcccgcaaaattgaccaattgaaagataataaaaaaaatttaatcatACTGTTTTTACGAAATTAGCGCCAATATTATAGAgagtggaagctgaataatgaatgACGGAATTAAAtagaaaatggaaaatgaatatttgggtttggaaaatcaggaatcATGAATTATTAACAACCAATAATCAACACTACCTTCACTTATTTGCACGGTGTGATTAAATACCTCTTCCACAATTGCCGAAGC is a genomic window of Acropora muricata isolate sample 2 chromosome 8, ASM3666990v1, whole genome shotgun sequence containing:
- the LOC136925444 gene encoding MICOS complex subunit Mic25-like, whose product is MEDYLEQKEDQERESKKASEESRDTMAKEKATAEDMRNKAMERLSETKKRAGSDLPKKKRKHNGNDTLEYLKEASDRECELKKQELEFKMQQEKSAAAQQTLMLQQMKNQQEQF